The Neodiprion pinetum isolate iyNeoPine1 chromosome 5, iyNeoPine1.2, whole genome shotgun sequence genome segment cagtttattatttatcaaaaatttcttgcCATATTTTAGAAATCGGAGCTTGGCATTACGAAACGGAGCCAGCAGCGAAAGCACTGAAAGAGGGCATATTGTTCAAGGAAACAATCCCGTACTATCTTGAGAAATTAGATGAGCAAGTTAAAAAGAACGGCGGCTATTTTGTCGGTGGTGCTGTAACTTGGGCCGATCTTACTTTCGTCGCCCTGCTCGATTACATCAATTTCATGGCAAAGGGAGACATACTTGAGAAGTATGAAAATCTCAAGCAACTTAGAGCAAGAGTTCTCGAATTGCCGAAAATCAAAGCTTGGATTGAGAAGCGTCCGCAAACCGATTATTAAATAAGAATATCACTCACCGATGTTTACTCACCGTGCGAGATTTCGTATGAAAGCATCATCGgtttattcaagtattcatTAAAcacttataaatatataatatgtttgCAGCTAAAATCTCAAACAAACTGACcaagaaaaaagtattcagCATTTTGGTACTCTATGTTTATTATATTGTGATGTAATATCAgtcagaataataatttgtaactgaaaaaatttccaaccgTTAATTACGTACCACTTACCATCAATATTCACCGAGTGGCGTTGTACAGTGTTCCTAAATCCCGAAAAAACGGTAAAACGTAGAAAGTGTTTAttaatttcgatgaaaattcgtAGATAGCGGTTTTCGAAGCCTCGATTACGAATCGAAAGTCAAATTTAGAAAAGATCAAACTGGCGGCTCTAATATCGCACAAAAATGGTTTTGATGTGTCGAAtaatcattcaaattttttgaaatttccagCTTGGAGATTTTTAGGCCACtgattacaaataaaaaaaaaccaaaatacaaaatggTAATCTCAATATGGACGACTATTTTATGAAAAGGTTATTCGATTTGGTccaattttgatgaaatgcGTTTAAAAATGACGATTATA includes the following:
- the LOC124218981 gene encoding glutathione S-transferase-like, producing the protein MPTYKLTYFPIKGLAEPIRFILSYGGVDFVDDRFDREDWPKLKPSMPFGQVPVLEIDGKKINQSTAIARYLAKQFGIAGKDDWEAMEIDASVATIDDFRNKIGAWHYETEPAAKALKEGILFKETIPYYLEKLDEQVKKNGGYFVGGAVTWADLTFVALLDYINFMAKGDILEKYENLKQLRARVLELPKIKAWIEKRPQTDY